A genome region from Hypnocyclicus thermotrophus includes the following:
- a CDS encoding chemotaxis protein CheA: MDNSYIKIFFEEVYDIVEDLEKILYEYNSDIDEETDVQIRRHFHTLKGDFATFDIDEYSKFFHEIEDRWKEGKEKEKIVREVLDKLDEVREFIKVAENEGFEKALSTEFSKNQNKKSCKRNKKEEEINLVTQKIDTKKELGKEVYTFHLKFYEERSLKIKEIEQLFDFYGKLISIDKEKEGNYKVVVLLENLDEIKGMLEVLLSGEGEYSVQKGEIKKKNKEKKLSSNIEELKNIQFVRIETNILDSLLNSITELSIKQSGLYMFEEKVNEEYREQYIDLLSKIKNITKELQEDIFQIRLIQANVLFYQLNKIVKDICIELDKDVQLEILGETTKIDKTILEKIAPSLKHMIKNSLDHGIESRGERRRKGKIETGHIRVEAYQENDFIVIEIEDDGVGLDSNEIYRKALEKGIVDINKTMEKEEILQLIFLPGFSTSDYVTEISGRGIGMDVVKSTIEELGGEIRIETETDKYTRFILKVPNTISIIEGFLVKTDEKYIIPLSSVEKIIDVNNVELIEDKIKYKGEEYEVGYIDSNKDIVNRVIMILKNGDQKKGYFIKDILDEREYIIRDINVTYDKLRKYSGVTILGNGELVPVINPKLL, translated from the coding sequence ATGGATAATTCATATATAAAGATATTTTTTGAGGAAGTTTATGATATAGTAGAAGATTTGGAAAAAATATTATATGAATATAATTCTGATATTGATGAGGAAACAGATGTTCAAATTAGAAGACATTTTCATACATTAAAAGGAGACTTTGCTACTTTTGATATTGATGAGTACTCAAAATTTTTTCATGAAATAGAGGATAGGTGGAAAGAAGGAAAAGAAAAAGAAAAAATAGTAAGAGAAGTATTAGATAAGTTGGATGAAGTAAGAGAATTTATAAAAGTAGCTGAAAATGAAGGTTTTGAAAAAGCTCTTTCGACAGAATTTTCAAAAAATCAAAATAAAAAAAGTTGCAAAAGGAATAAAAAAGAAGAGGAAATAAATTTAGTAACTCAGAAAATTGATACAAAAAAAGAATTAGGAAAAGAGGTATATACTTTCCATTTAAAGTTTTATGAAGAAAGAAGTTTGAAAATAAAAGAGATAGAACAATTATTTGATTTTTATGGGAAATTAATATCGATAGATAAAGAAAAAGAAGGAAATTATAAAGTAGTAGTTTTATTGGAAAATTTAGATGAAATAAAAGGAATGTTAGAAGTTTTATTATCTGGTGAAGGGGAATATAGTGTACAAAAAGGAGAAATAAAGAAAAAAAATAAAGAGAAAAAATTAAGTAGTAATATTGAAGAATTGAAAAATATACAATTTGTAAGAATAGAAACAAATATATTGGATAGTTTACTTAATTCAATAACAGAACTTTCTATAAAGCAATCAGGATTATATATGTTTGAAGAGAAAGTTAATGAAGAATATAGAGAACAATATATAGATTTATTGAGTAAAATAAAAAACATTACAAAAGAATTACAAGAAGATATTTTTCAAATTAGATTAATTCAAGCAAATGTTTTGTTTTATCAATTAAATAAAATAGTAAAGGACATATGTATAGAATTAGATAAAGATGTTCAACTCGAAATATTAGGAGAAACAACAAAAATAGACAAAACTATATTAGAAAAAATAGCTCCTTCATTAAAGCATATGATAAAAAATTCGTTAGATCATGGAATAGAGAGCAGAGGTGAAAGAAGAAGAAAAGGGAAAATAGAAACAGGTCACATAAGAGTAGAAGCATATCAAGAAAATGATTTTATTGTAATAGAGATAGAAGATGATGGAGTAGGACTTGATAGTAATGAAATATATAGAAAAGCTTTAGAAAAAGGAATTGTAGATATAAATAAAACAATGGAAAAAGAAGAAATTTTACAACTTATATTTTTACCTGGCTTTTCAACATCTGACTATGTTACAGAGATATCAGGACGAGGAATAGGGATGGATGTAGTAAAATCAACTATTGAAGAATTAGGTGGAGAAATAAGAATAGAAACAGAAACAGATAAATACACAAGGTTTATATTAAAAGTACCAAATACAATATCTATAATAGAAGGATTTTTAGTAAAAACAGACGAAAAATATATAATACCATTATCAAGTGTAGAAAAAATAATAGATGTAAATAACGTAGAATTAATAGAGGATAAAATAAAATATAAAGGCGAAGAGTATGAAGTAGGATATATTGACTCGAATAAAGATATAGTAAATAGAGTAATAATGATACTTAAAAATGGAGATCAAAAAAAAGGATATTTTATAAAGGACATATTAGATGAGAGAGAATATATTATTAGGGATATAAATGTAACTTATGATAAATTAAGAAAATATTCAGGAGTAACTATATTAGGAAATGGAGAGTTAGTTCCAGTTATTAATCCAAAATTACTATAA
- a CDS encoding chemotaxis protein CheW, giving the protein MSNDINYEEMLKFSKSGEEFILFRLGEEKFLIHINHIQEIIINLKLKKIEELPEYILGIINLKGEIVPVFNIKKKLDVKNIEEKKKHKIYIIISNKKKNFALIVDEIYDTLIIEKEKIIKFCKINPYINAKVQIEETKEISIVNVDKIFETIK; this is encoded by the coding sequence ATGTCAAATGATATTAATTATGAAGAAATGTTAAAATTTTCAAAATCAGGAGAAGAGTTTATATTATTTAGATTAGGAGAAGAGAAATTTTTAATTCATATAAATCATATACAAGAAATAATAATAAACTTAAAATTAAAAAAAATAGAAGAATTACCAGAGTACATTTTAGGAATAATTAATTTAAAAGGAGAAATAGTTCCAGTGTTTAATATTAAAAAAAAATTAGATGTTAAAAATATAGAAGAAAAGAAAAAACATAAAATTTATATAATAATTTCTAATAAAAAGAAAAATTTTGCGTTGATTGTAGATGAAATTTATGATACTTTAATAATTGAGAAAGAAAAAATTATAAAATTTTGTAAAATTAATCCATATATTAACGCTAAAGTACAAATTGAAGAAACAAAAGAAATATCTATAGTTAATGTAGATAAGATATTTGAAACAATAAAATGA
- a CDS encoding sodium-dependent transporter, producing MSNNNRGEWSSRIGFIMAAIGSAIGLGNIWRFPYTVASNGGGAFLIPYLIALLTAGIPILILEFGLGHKIRSSAPGVFGKLNKKWKILGWWQTAIAFAITVYYIMVIAWAFGYLINSFTLAWGNDPKAFLFGDYLKLSSSPLHIGGLNFTVLIPLVIVWGINYIVLSFGIKDGIEKASKIFMPLLIISLLIMVVRGLTLPGAAKGLEYFFKPDFVKLLDARVWVAAYGQIFYSLSIAFGIMLAYSSYLPKDSDIVNNAFITGLGNSSFSLLSGIAVFAILGYMAQSQGVDVKDVASAGVGLAFIVFPKAINALPGMNVLFGVIFFSSLLFAGLSSSISIIETVVAAIIDNFNITRKKAINYVVLIGGLVSLIFATGAGLYILDIADHYINNYGVALSGLIEIIILAWFYNLESVREYVNPLSDFKIGNWWNFTIKYLTPAILGIMTILNIIQDIKNPYEGYSLSAIGLYGAGFVLATVVLAKIFDKLSD from the coding sequence ATGAGTAATAACAATCGTGGTGAATGGAGCTCGAGAATAGGATTTATTATGGCTGCAATAGGGTCAGCAATAGGATTAGGAAATATATGGAGATTTCCTTATACTGTAGCAAGTAATGGAGGAGGAGCATTTTTAATTCCTTATTTAATTGCTTTATTAACAGCGGGAATTCCTATTTTGATTTTAGAATTTGGATTAGGTCATAAAATTAGAAGTAGTGCGCCAGGAGTATTTGGTAAACTAAACAAAAAATGGAAAATATTAGGTTGGTGGCAAACTGCAATAGCTTTTGCAATTACAGTATACTATATTATGGTTATAGCATGGGCATTTGGGTATTTGATTAATTCATTTACTTTAGCATGGGGAAATGATCCAAAAGCGTTTTTATTTGGAGATTATTTAAAATTAAGTAGTTCTCCATTACATATTGGTGGATTAAATTTTACAGTATTAATTCCATTAGTTATTGTTTGGGGGATTAATTATATAGTTTTATCATTTGGAATAAAAGATGGTATAGAAAAAGCTAGTAAAATTTTTATGCCACTTCTTATAATATCTTTGTTAATTATGGTAGTTAGAGGATTAACATTACCTGGTGCAGCAAAAGGATTAGAATATTTCTTTAAACCAGATTTTGTAAAATTATTAGATGCAAGAGTATGGGTAGCAGCTTATGGACAAATATTTTATTCTTTAAGTATAGCATTTGGTATTATGTTAGCTTATTCTAGTTATTTACCAAAAGATTCAGATATAGTTAATAATGCGTTTATTACAGGGCTTGGAAACTCTAGTTTTAGTTTGCTTTCTGGAATAGCTGTATTTGCTATATTAGGATATATGGCACAATCGCAAGGTGTAGATGTAAAAGATGTAGCTAGTGCAGGAGTAGGATTAGCATTTATTGTATTTCCTAAAGCAATAAATGCTCTTCCTGGAATGAATGTTTTATTTGGTGTAATTTTTTTCTCATCTTTATTATTTGCAGGATTATCATCAAGTATATCAATAATAGAGACAGTAGTAGCAGCTATTATAGATAATTTTAATATAACAAGAAAAAAAGCGATAAACTATGTTGTATTAATTGGTGGACTTGTATCGTTAATATTTGCAACAGGTGCAGGACTTTATATACTTGATATAGCTGATCATTATATAAATAATTATGGTGTAGCATTATCAGGACTTATAGAAATAATAATACTTGCTTGGTTTTACAATTTAGAGTCAGTAAGGGAATATGTAAATCCGTTATCAGATTTTAAAATTGGAAATTGGTGGAATTTTACAATAAAATATTTAACACCTGCAATTTTAGGGATTATGACAATATTAAATATAATTCAAGATATTAAAAATCCTTATGAAGGATATTCTTTAAGTGCAATAGGTTTATATGGTGCTGGTTTTGTATTAGCGACTGTTGTATTGGCAAAAATATTTGATAAATTATCTGATTAG
- a CDS encoding pullulanase — MIMKSNSKKLVFSLIFSSLLIAGCSSNQENNPVEKVSTASISKDFSNLTVHYQRGNSDYDNFTIWAWDDVDFTGDWPHGIKYSGIDNYGAVYSLPLKPNPKKASFLFVDETDGDNGKDGSDKIIDVTKTNGSVWAMQGSDVVYYSEPDPIEDNEIRVHYKRDDGNYDNFTVWAWNDADFTGDWPHGIKYSGIDNYGAYYDIPLKTNRDEANNLGFLLVDETQGDPGKDGSDKAFTKLAKYKEIFVVQGSDDVFIGPNMETPDGLEAADIIDDNKISLKFTNTEDINEENLILKNKYSISTDIKDIKIIDNKKVVITADLRKDWYPYTIEYEGFKITLKPGLAYFDSKFSYTDDDLGAIFNSDGSITLKVWAPTSEDVQVAIFKKSNPEIEAETIPMNLTEKGVWAVTLSSDYKGDFYQYKLKHQGEKKYTYALDPYAKSMYEFKINTNASNRAITDAIGKGALVNPSEIAQISSFAHIDGYTKREDAIIYEMHVRDFTSHIDANTSAQFGTYKAFIEKLDYLKSLGVTHIQLLPVQSFYYGDESKNSEREWNYSAKNNNYNWGYDPHSYFAPEGMYSENPKDPALRIKELKELIQAIHDKGMGVTLDVVYNHTANSEIFERLVPGYYGFLNADGTPKTSFGGLQMGTTHAMTRKLIIDSIKYWTKEFKVDGFRFDMMGNLDAKTVQMAYNEAAKLNPNTLFIGEGWRTFNGDAGVTGIVPADQDWMNKTDDVAVFSDEIRNELKSGFGSEGEPRFITGGERNINTIFNNIKGQPSNFNADDPGDVVQYIAAHDNLPLHDVISQSIRKSVATHEDEIQKRIRLGNTIILTSQGIAFLHGGQEYGRTKQWKGTGKPEDKYTVVPQTKEIFIHDSYDSSDRINAFDWTAVEKNGRGYLTKEYTKGLIAIRRSTDAFRLGSKDLVDSNVSLLYPNANKSAKMIAYKATATNGDEYYVFINGYANGETPRDSSLKAGVFELNEDLSTGLVLADNDEANVNGVNEISGVTFDGNKVILDPLTAVIIKK; from the coding sequence ATGATTATGAAAAGTAATTCTAAAAAATTAGTTTTTTCTCTAATTTTTTCTTCTTTATTAATAGCTGGTTGTTCTTCTAATCAAGAAAATAACCCTGTAGAAAAAGTTTCTACTGCATCTATTTCTAAAGATTTTTCCAATCTTACTGTTCATTACCAAAGAGGAAATAGTGATTATGATAATTTTACTATTTGGGCTTGGGATGATGTAGATTTTACTGGTGATTGGCCTCATGGTATAAAATATAGTGGAATCGATAATTATGGTGCTGTTTATTCACTTCCATTAAAACCTAATCCAAAAAAAGCTAGTTTTCTTTTTGTTGATGAAACAGATGGCGATAATGGAAAAGATGGTAGTGATAAAATTATTGATGTAACTAAAACAAACGGTTCTGTATGGGCTATGCAAGGTAGTGACGTTGTGTATTATAGTGAACCAGATCCTATTGAAGATAATGAGATAAGAGTGCATTACAAAAGAGATGATGGTAACTATGATAATTTTACTGTTTGGGCTTGGAATGATGCAGATTTTACTGGTGATTGGCCTCATGGTATAAAATATAGTGGAATCGATAATTATGGTGCATATTATGATATACCTTTAAAAACAAATAGAGATGAAGCTAATAATTTAGGTTTCTTATTAGTTGATGAAACTCAAGGTGACCCCGGTAAAGACGGTAGCGATAAAGCATTTACTAAGCTAGCAAAATATAAAGAAATATTTGTTGTTCAAGGTAGCGATGATGTATTTATTGGACCAAATATGGAAACTCCAGATGGTCTTGAAGCTGCTGATATTATAGATGATAATAAAATTTCTCTTAAATTTACAAATACAGAAGACATTAATGAAGAAAATTTAATCTTAAAAAATAAATATAGTATTTCTACTGATATAAAAGATATTAAAATAATTGATAACAAAAAGGTGGTTATTACTGCTGATCTAAGAAAAGATTGGTATCCGTACACTATAGAATATGAAGGATTTAAAATAACATTAAAACCAGGACTTGCTTATTTTGATAGCAAATTTAGTTATACAGATGATGATTTAGGTGCTATATTCAATTCTGATGGTAGTATCACATTAAAAGTATGGGCACCAACTTCTGAAGATGTTCAAGTAGCAATATTTAAAAAGTCTAATCCAGAAATTGAAGCTGAAACTATTCCTATGAATTTAACTGAAAAAGGAGTATGGGCTGTAACTTTATCATCTGATTATAAAGGTGATTTTTATCAATATAAACTAAAACATCAAGGTGAAAAAAAGTATACTTATGCTTTAGATCCTTACGCAAAATCTATGTATGAATTTAAAATAAATACAAATGCTTCTAATAGAGCTATAACTGATGCTATTGGTAAAGGTGCTTTAGTAAATCCTAGTGAAATAGCTCAAATATCAAGTTTTGCTCATATTGATGGATATACAAAAAGAGAAGATGCTATTATATATGAAATGCATGTAAGAGATTTCACTTCTCATATTGATGCAAATACTTCTGCTCAATTTGGAACATATAAAGCATTTATTGAAAAACTCGATTATCTAAAATCATTAGGTGTTACTCATATTCAATTACTTCCTGTACAATCATTTTATTATGGCGATGAATCTAAAAATAGTGAAAGAGAATGGAATTATTCTGCTAAAAACAACAATTATAACTGGGGATATGACCCTCATAGCTATTTTGCTCCAGAAGGAATGTACTCTGAGAACCCAAAAGATCCTGCTTTAAGAATTAAAGAATTAAAAGAATTAATTCAAGCGATTCATGATAAAGGTATGGGAGTTACATTAGATGTTGTATATAATCACACTGCAAACTCTGAAATTTTTGAAAGATTAGTTCCAGGATATTATGGATTTTTAAATGCTGATGGTACTCCTAAAACTAGTTTTGGTGGATTACAAATGGGTACTACTCATGCTATGACAAGAAAGTTAATTATTGATTCTATTAAATATTGGACAAAAGAGTTTAAAGTAGATGGATTTAGATTTGATATGATGGGAAATCTTGATGCTAAAACAGTACAAATGGCATATAACGAAGCTGCAAAATTAAATCCTAATACTTTATTTATAGGAGAAGGTTGGAGAACATTTAATGGTGATGCTGGAGTAACTGGTATAGTTCCTGCTGACCAAGATTGGATGAATAAAACTGATGACGTAGCTGTTTTTTCTGATGAAATAAGAAATGAGCTGAAATCAGGATTTGGTAGTGAAGGTGAGCCTAGATTTATTACAGGTGGAGAAAGAAATATAAATACTATATTTAATAATATAAAAGGACAGCCTAGTAATTTTAATGCTGATGATCCAGGTGATGTAGTACAATATATTGCTGCACACGATAATTTACCTTTACATGATGTTATTTCTCAATCAATAAGAAAAAGTGTAGCTACACACGAAGATGAAATTCAAAAAAGAATTAGACTAGGTAATACTATTATTTTAACTAGTCAAGGTATAGCTTTCTTACACGGTGGACAAGAATATGGAAGAACAAAACAATGGAAAGGTACTGGCAAACCAGAAGATAAATATACTGTAGTTCCTCAAACTAAAGAAATATTTATACATGATTCTTATGATTCGTCTGATAGAATTAATGCATTTGATTGGACTGCTGTAGAAAAAAATGGAAGAGGATATTTAACAAAAGAATATACAAAAGGATTAATAGCAATAAGAAGAAGTACTGATGCATTTAGACTTGGTTCAAAAGATTTAGTTGATTCTAATGTATCTTTATTATATCCAAATGCAAATAAATCAGCTAAAATGATAGCTTATAAAGCTACTGCTACTAATGGTGATGAATACTACGTATTTATTAATGGTTATGCAAATGGTGAAACTCCGAGAGATTCATCTTTAAAAGCTGGTGTATTTGAATTAAATGAAGATTTATCAACTGGTCTTGTACTTGCTGATAATGATGAAGCTAATGTTAATGGTGTAAATGAAATTTCAGGTGTTACTTTTGATGGAAATAAAGTAATCTTAGATCCATTAACTGCTGTAATTATAAAAAAATAA
- a CDS encoding methyl-accepting chemotaxis protein, with product MKITKQITLNVMISILIMSTLMIFSINIISKNMFERNYKIILDSKINEQELLFEKELFQDTNIIDTYFNLYNENIVDNKKIQDLEKFFLKYLDLEKKLGIYIKLKDGRGVMLSDYDKDGIYTKEKIDKNIDYFEGWSLPESDKGITEIKYQRVLYLNGREYGVIGIEFDYDKIYTELKKREFYKSGYYALLDSKFNFIYHPNIDLNNKNIFNVNGIEGLEKKQFLKTRDILEYKYLGKNKTLFYSKLKNNWILIGAVETSDLKKDLKNLQNTTLLIVILIVLFTYFIVDRFSRKFTKPIINIVNKIKVAAKGELSVRIESSTTNEFMALVSNFNFFIEKLDKVISVIKNEAQSIGNSAEEMNMANEDLAKKTSEQAASLEDNSSTMKQIGIRVNNNVAQTILATEKVKEIVTNTLRIEEASKELKSSMENINESSKQIEDITEIIDEIAFQTNILALNAAVEAARAGEQGRGFAVVASEIRALSKKSSESAKKINKRIKVTVDKIEKGNELVNETTNSISEISEKIHEMNKIIQNIRDSVDEQRLDIEVVDRIIADLEAATQSNASTAEEVSTAMTVFYQKIQEFIMQVEQFKVTGEKKEN from the coding sequence ATGAAAATAACGAAACAAATTACTTTGAATGTAATGATATCAATTTTAATAATGTCAACATTAATGATATTTTCTATAAACATTATAAGTAAAAATATGTTTGAACGAAATTATAAAATAATATTAGATTCTAAAATAAATGAACAAGAATTATTATTTGAAAAAGAACTTTTTCAAGATACTAATATAATAGATACATACTTTAATTTATACAATGAAAATATAGTAGATAATAAAAAAATACAAGATTTAGAAAAATTTTTTCTGAAATATTTAGATTTAGAAAAAAAATTAGGAATTTATATAAAATTGAAAGACGGTAGAGGAGTGATGTTAAGTGATTATGATAAAGATGGGATATATACAAAAGAAAAAATAGATAAAAATATTGATTATTTTGAAGGTTGGAGTTTACCTGAGAGTGACAAAGGGATAACAGAAATAAAATATCAAAGAGTATTGTATTTAAATGGGAGAGAATATGGAGTAATAGGAATAGAATTTGATTATGATAAAATTTATACAGAATTAAAAAAAAGAGAATTTTATAAAAGTGGATATTACGCATTATTAGATAGTAAATTTAATTTTATATATCATCCCAATATCGATCTTAATAATAAAAATATTTTTAATGTCAATGGAATAGAAGGTTTAGAAAAAAAACAATTTTTAAAAACTAGAGATATATTAGAATACAAATATTTAGGGAAAAACAAAACACTATTTTATAGTAAGTTAAAAAATAATTGGATTCTTATAGGGGCAGTGGAAACATCTGATTTAAAAAAAGATTTAAAAAATTTACAAAATACAACATTATTAATAGTAATTTTAATAGTATTATTTACTTATTTTATAGTAGATAGATTTTCTAGAAAATTTACAAAGCCTATAATTAATATTGTAAATAAAATAAAAGTAGCTGCAAAAGGGGAATTAAGTGTAAGAATAGAAAGTAGTACAACAAATGAATTTATGGCATTAGTTAGTAATTTTAACTTTTTTATAGAAAAATTAGATAAAGTGATATCAGTAATAAAAAATGAAGCACAAAGTATAGGGAATTCTGCCGAAGAGATGAATATGGCAAATGAAGACTTAGCTAAAAAAACAAGTGAACAAGCTGCATCATTAGAAGATAATAGTAGCACAATGAAACAAATAGGAATAAGAGTAAATAACAACGTTGCACAAACTATTTTAGCAACAGAAAAAGTAAAAGAAATAGTTACAAATACATTGAGAATTGAAGAAGCTTCAAAAGAGTTAAAAAGCTCTATGGAAAATATAAATGAAAGCTCTAAACAAATAGAAGATATAACAGAGATTATAGATGAAATAGCATTCCAAACAAATATTTTGGCACTCAATGCAGCAGTAGAAGCTGCAAGAGCAGGAGAACAAGGAAGAGGATTTGCTGTAGTTGCAAGTGAAATAAGAGCTTTATCTAAAAAAAGTAGTGAATCTGCTAAAAAAATAAATAAAAGAATAAAAGTTACAGTAGATAAAATAGAAAAAGGAAATGAATTAGTAAATGAAACAACTAATTCTATAAGTGAAATATCAGAAAAAATACATGAAATGAATAAAATAATACAAAATATTAGAGATAGTGTAGATGAGCAAAGACTAGATATAGAAGTTGTAGATAGAATAATTGCAGATTTAGAAGCAGCAACACAATCAAATGCCTCAACTGCTGAAGAGGTTTCTACAGCAATGACAGTATTTTATCAAAAAATACAAGAATTTATAATGCAAGTAGAGCAATTTAAAGTAACAGGCGAAAAGAAAGAAAATTAG
- a CDS encoding glucose-1-phosphate adenylyltransferase, with protein sequence MGKKVIAMILAGGAGTRLDILSNHRAKPAVPFAGKYRIIDFVLSNCINSNIYTVGILTQYLPRSLSDHIGVGKPWDLDRSYGGVTLLPPYQRTNGKWYVGTANAVYQNLNYVADYSPKYVLILAGDHVYKMDYRDMIKRHEETDADITIAVKKVDRKIAHHFGILSVDKDKNILEFEEKPENPKSELASMGVYIFKFEVLKELLLNNCGPNGKSDFGKDIIPENIDEYKIKAFEFKGYWRDVGTLDQYWKTNLELISEKPPIDIYEEHFMIRTKSEERPPVKFIGDGRTKNSLISNGCVIKGYVENSVISPGVIIEKGAIVKNSIILNDTIVGKNAYVDRGIIDKKVYIGENSQIGVGENMTPNKEIPDKLYSGLNVIGKFARIPANMVIERNCRIMSKVEEIDFTGIDKLKSGETIHRSEENGFFDLFL encoded by the coding sequence ATGGGAAAAAAAGTAATAGCCATGATTTTAGCAGGAGGAGCTGGGACAAGACTTGATATTTTATCAAATCATAGAGCAAAACCGGCAGTTCCATTTGCTGGGAAGTATAGAATAATTGACTTTGTATTGAGTAATTGTATAAATTCAAATATTTATACAGTAGGAATATTAACGCAATACTTACCAAGATCACTTAGTGATCACATAGGGGTAGGTAAGCCATGGGATTTAGATAGATCGTATGGTGGAGTAACTCTTTTACCTCCGTACCAAAGAACAAATGGTAAATGGTATGTAGGGACTGCAAATGCTGTGTATCAAAATCTAAATTATGTAGCAGATTATTCACCAAAATACGTACTTATTTTGGCTGGTGATCATGTTTATAAAATGGATTATAGGGATATGATAAAGCGACATGAAGAAACAGATGCGGATATAACAATAGCTGTAAAAAAAGTAGATAGAAAAATAGCTCATCATTTTGGTATATTATCAGTAGATAAAGATAAAAATATTTTAGAATTTGAAGAAAAGCCAGAAAATCCTAAAAGTGAATTAGCATCAATGGGAGTATATATTTTTAAATTTGAAGTTTTAAAAGAGTTGTTACTAAATAACTGTGGACCAAATGGAAAAAGTGATTTTGGAAAAGATATTATTCCAGAAAATATAGATGAATACAAGATAAAAGCATTTGAATTTAAAGGATATTGGAGAGATGTAGGGACTTTAGATCAATATTGGAAAACTAATTTAGAATTAATATCAGAAAAACCACCTATAGATATATATGAAGAGCATTTTATGATAAGAACAAAAAGTGAAGAAAGACCTCCGGTAAAATTTATAGGTGATGGAAGAACTAAAAATTCGCTTATATCAAATGGTTGTGTAATAAAGGGGTATGTAGAAAATTCTGTAATCTCCCCAGGAGTAATTATTGAAAAAGGAGCTATTGTAAAAAATTCTATTATATTAAATGATACTATTGTTGGGAAAAATGCTTATGTAGATAGAGGAATTATAGATAAAAAAGTATATATAGGAGAAAATAGTCAAATAGGAGTAGGAGAAAATATGACTCCCAATAAAGAAATACCAGATAAACTTTATTCAGGATTAAATGTAATAGGAAAATTTGCAAGAATTCCTGCTAATATGGTAATAGAAAGAAATTGTAGAATTATGTCAAAAGTGGAAGAAATTGATTTTACAGGAATAGATAAATTAAAAAGTGGCGAAACAATACATCGTTCTGAAGAAAATGGTTTTTTTGACCTTTTTTTATAA
- a CDS encoding ROK family protein produces the protein MNKYVVGIDLGGTNVKAGIVDEATGKVVVSKSIKTNSEKGVEDTFDRIANLINELLNEKNIDKSEVKGAGLGIPGPVINFETVTFFANFPWERNLNIAKILEEKLELPVKVGNDANVITLGEAWMGAAKGYKNVLGLTLGTGIGGGIVVEGKLVEGFTGAGAEVGHIKLEADGRLCGCGQKGCWEAYSSATGIIREAVLRLRVNKNNLLWEKINRNINELEAKHIFDAAKEGDKFSEDIVDFAARYLALGIGNLLNVLNPEVIVVGGGVALAGDFLFDKVKKELSKYALSVTLEGVEIVQAKLGNDAGVVGAAALLEI, from the coding sequence ATGAATAAGTATGTTGTTGGAATCGATTTAGGAGGAACAAATGTAAAAGCAGGAATTGTAGATGAAGCTACTGGAAAAGTGGTAGTATCAAAATCTATAAAAACTAATTCTGAAAAAGGTGTAGAAGATACTTTTGATAGAATAGCAAACCTTATCAATGAGTTATTAAATGAAAAAAATATTGATAAGTCAGAAGTAAAAGGAGCTGGACTTGGGATTCCAGGGCCTGTTATAAATTTTGAAACTGTTACTTTTTTTGCAAATTTTCCTTGGGAGAGAAATTTAAATATTGCTAAAATACTTGAAGAAAAATTAGAACTTCCTGTAAAAGTAGGAAATGATGCAAATGTTATAACACTTGGAGAAGCTTGGATGGGAGCAGCTAAAGGATATAAAAATGTATTAGGACTTACTTTAGGAACAGGAATTGGAGGAGGAATAGTAGTTGAAGGAAAATTGGTTGAGGGATTTACCGGAGCAGGGGCTGAAGTAGGTCATATAAAACTTGAAGCAGATGGTAGACTTTGTGGATGTGGACAAAAAGGATGTTGGGAAGCATATTCTTCTGCTACAGGAATAATTAGAGAAGCTGTTTTAAGACTTAGAGTAAATAAAAACAATCTATTATGGGAAAAAATAAATCGAAATATAAATGAATTAGAAGCAAAACATATATTTGATGCTGCAAAAGAAGGAGATAAATTTTCAGAAGATATAGTTGATTTTGCTGCAAGATATTTAGCTTTAGGAATAGGAAACTTGTTAAATGTATTAAATCCTGAAGTAATAGTAGTAGGTGGAGGAGTAGCCCTTGCAGGAGATTTTTTATTCGATAAAGTAAAAAAAGAACTTTCTAAATATGCTCTTTCAGTAACATTAGAAGGAGTAGAGATAGTGCAAGCAAAACTTGGAAATGATGCAGGAGTAGTTGGAGCAGCAGCATTATTAGAAATATAA